One window of the Qipengyuania oceanensis genome contains the following:
- the purC gene encoding phosphoribosylaminoimidazolesuccinocarboxamide synthase has translation MSRRRQIYEGKAKILYEGPEPGTIIQYFKDDATAFNAQKKGTINGKGVINNRVSEYIFTRLGHIGIPTHFIRRLNMREQLVRQVEIVPLEVIVRNVAAGSISKRLGLPEGEQLPHTLIEYCYKDDSLGDPLVAEEHIACFGWANNEEMQDIAAMAIRINDFLCGMFAAIDIRLVDFKLEFGRLWDGDYARIILADEISPDGCRLWDMNTGEKLDKDRFRRDLGGEEEAYQEVARRLGLLQNEDGGPGEVFDLSTARNKLRGSKTKH, from the coding sequence ATGTCCCGTCGCCGCCAGATATACGAAGGCAAGGCCAAGATTCTCTACGAGGGCCCCGAGCCGGGTACGATCATCCAGTATTTCAAGGACGATGCGACCGCCTTCAACGCCCAGAAGAAGGGCACGATCAACGGCAAGGGCGTGATCAACAACCGCGTCAGCGAGTATATTTTCACGCGGCTCGGCCACATCGGCATCCCGACGCATTTCATCCGCCGGCTGAACATGCGCGAACAGCTTGTCCGCCAGGTCGAGATCGTCCCGCTCGAAGTCATCGTGCGCAACGTGGCTGCCGGCTCGATCAGCAAGCGGCTCGGCCTGCCCGAAGGCGAGCAGCTTCCGCACACTTTGATCGAATATTGCTACAAGGATGACAGCCTGGGCGATCCGCTGGTCGCCGAGGAACACATCGCCTGCTTCGGCTGGGCCAATAACGAGGAAATGCAGGATATCGCCGCCATGGCGATCCGCATCAACGATTTCCTGTGCGGCATGTTCGCCGCGATCGATATCCGGCTGGTCGATTTCAAGCTTGAATTCGGACGGCTGTGGGATGGCGACTATGCGCGGATCATCCTGGCCGACGAAATCTCCCCCGACGGATGCCGCCTGTGGGATATGAACACCGGCGAGAAGCTCGACAAGGATCGCTTCCGCAGGGATCTCGGCGGCGAAGAGGAGGCATACCAGGAAGTCGCCCGCCGGCTCGGCCTGCTGCAGAACGAGGATGGCGGTCCGGGCGAAGTGTTCGACCTGTCGACTGCGCGCAACAAGCTGCGCGGAAGCAAGACCAAGCACTGA